Proteins encoded within one genomic window of Amycolatopsis sp. 2-15:
- a CDS encoding ABC transporter substrate-binding protein: MRLAVPDLVSNSYFPAIAAVELGYLRDEGLDVEWELLFPVTDAAIALREGRIDYLAGCAHAPLYADSTWGEQKLLAALAQNMYWFLVVRPDLDITRETLAKLHDVRIGAAPGPDLGLRRLLEAEGVDLTGAGVTIAPVAGVAGDVSFGVTAARALEEGRIDAFWANGMGTEVAVQRGVGKVVVDARRDGSAHSLYTFPALMTTDRTAAERPDEAAAVTRGVLRAQRELRRDPSLATKVGTALFPEMEAGLIAGLIERDGPFYQPAISPEAVAGLAGFARATGLTDRELTYDDIVAAGARDLWQAS; the protein is encoded by the coding sequence ATGCGCCTTGCCGTGCCCGACCTCGTCTCGAACTCCTATTTCCCCGCCATCGCGGCCGTGGAGCTCGGGTACCTTCGCGACGAGGGTCTCGACGTGGAGTGGGAACTCCTGTTCCCCGTCACCGACGCAGCAATCGCCCTTCGCGAGGGGCGGATCGACTACCTCGCCGGGTGCGCCCACGCTCCGCTCTACGCCGACTCCACCTGGGGCGAGCAGAAGCTGCTGGCCGCGCTCGCGCAGAACATGTACTGGTTCCTCGTGGTGCGGCCCGACCTCGACATCACCCGCGAGACGCTCGCCAAGCTCCACGACGTCCGCATCGGTGCCGCGCCCGGCCCAGACCTCGGCCTGCGCCGGCTGCTCGAGGCCGAAGGCGTGGACCTGACCGGGGCCGGCGTCACCATCGCCCCGGTCGCGGGCGTCGCCGGCGACGTCTCCTTCGGCGTCACGGCCGCCCGGGCCCTGGAAGAAGGCCGGATCGACGCCTTCTGGGCCAACGGCATGGGCACGGAGGTCGCCGTGCAGCGCGGCGTCGGCAAGGTCGTGGTGGACGCCCGCCGCGACGGGTCCGCCCACTCGCTGTACACGTTCCCCGCGCTCATGACCACGGACCGCACGGCCGCGGAACGCCCGGACGAGGCGGCCGCCGTCACTCGCGGCGTGCTGCGGGCCCAGCGCGAGCTGCGCCGGGACCCGTCGCTGGCCACCAAGGTCGGCACCGCGCTGTTCCCGGAGATGGAGGCCGGTCTCATCGCCGGCCTGATCGAGCGGGACGGGCCGTTCTACCAGCCGGCGATCTCCCCCGAGGCCGTGGCCGGGCTCGCCGGGTTCGCCCGCGCGACCGGGCTCACCGACCGCGAGCTCACCTACGACGACATCGTCGCCGCGGGCGCCCGCGACCTGTGGCAGGCCTCGTGA
- a CDS encoding putative quinol monooxygenase — protein MPQLQVIARYTVTAGKEDEVAALVPQLAKAARTEPGNLAFDVYRSFDDPRSILLLERYVSREAFAEHRETEHFKRLVLDGIVPLLDDRTVELLDVAE, from the coding sequence ATGCCCCAGCTCCAGGTGATCGCTCGTTACACCGTGACCGCCGGCAAGGAGGACGAGGTCGCCGCGCTGGTGCCGCAGCTGGCGAAGGCGGCGCGCACCGAGCCGGGCAACCTGGCGTTCGACGTCTACCGCTCGTTCGACGACCCGCGCTCGATCCTCCTGCTGGAGCGCTACGTATCGAGGGAGGCGTTCGCCGAGCACCGCGAGACGGAGCACTTCAAGCGGCTCGTCCTCGACGGCATCGTGCCACTGCTCGACGACCGGACCGTGGAGCTCCTCGACGTCGCCGAGTAA
- a CDS encoding TetR/AcrR family transcriptional regulator produces MTGLRERKKQQTARRISDVAIGLFVERGFGEVTIAEVAEAADVSEGTVYNYFRTKEDLVLPPDEASPKRLADIVAGRAAGQSAAHAVLARLREEIRGRERTVGLTPGFGRVLALMLATPSLAARLGDLAGQMVDELAALLAAETGAAAGDPVPRLVASQIGWLHSLVFGEIGARTVAGEAPDVIAGVVEELLDTVEDLLGERVLSYAVREEDA; encoded by the coding sequence GTGACCGGGCTGAGGGAACGCAAGAAGCAGCAGACCGCGCGGCGGATCTCCGACGTCGCGATCGGGCTGTTCGTCGAGCGCGGCTTCGGCGAGGTGACGATCGCCGAGGTGGCCGAGGCGGCGGACGTTTCGGAAGGCACCGTCTACAACTACTTCCGCACCAAGGAAGACCTGGTGCTGCCGCCCGACGAGGCGTCGCCGAAGCGGCTGGCCGACATCGTGGCCGGGCGCGCCGCCGGCCAGTCGGCCGCCCACGCGGTGCTCGCGCGTTTGCGCGAAGAGATCCGTGGTCGCGAACGGACCGTCGGGCTCACGCCCGGGTTCGGGCGCGTGCTGGCGCTGATGCTTGCGACGCCGTCGCTGGCCGCGCGGCTCGGGGACCTCGCGGGGCAGATGGTCGACGAGCTCGCCGCGCTGCTCGCGGCGGAGACCGGCGCGGCGGCGGGGGATCCGGTGCCGCGGCTGGTCGCGAGCCAGATCGGCTGGCTGCACTCGCTCGTGTTCGGAGAGATCGGTGCGCGCACCGTGGCGGGCGAGGCGCCCGACGTCATCGCCGGGGTGGTCGAGGAGCTGCTGGACACCGTCGAAGACCTGCTCGGCGAGCGGGTGCTGAGCTACGCGGTCCGTGAGGAGGACGCATGA
- a CDS encoding HipA family kinase, protein MIERVRLTRYISPFREGGSLPGLMEADDEGTYVVKFRGAGQGPKVLVAEVLCAGIARLLGLAVPRLVEAELDAAFGRLEGDQEVQELLRASTGPNLGVDFLPGAFDYSVRAFPVDAEFASRVLWFDALINNVDRSWHNPNLLWWHREPVLIDHGAALTFHHNWAGASAYPARPYAASEHVLLGFASEVDAADAALAPLLDEDALRAVTAAVPDAWLVPEPGFGSAAELREAYVTQLSHRLCARDAWLPPLREAALSADLAARP, encoded by the coding sequence ATGATCGAGCGGGTGCGGCTCACGCGCTACATCTCGCCGTTCCGCGAGGGTGGTTCGCTGCCCGGCTTGATGGAGGCCGACGACGAAGGCACCTACGTGGTCAAGTTCCGCGGCGCCGGGCAGGGGCCGAAGGTGCTGGTGGCCGAGGTGCTGTGCGCCGGGATCGCCCGGCTGCTCGGGCTGGCCGTGCCGCGGCTGGTCGAGGCCGAGCTGGACGCGGCGTTCGGCCGGCTCGAGGGCGACCAGGAGGTGCAGGAGCTGCTGCGCGCGAGCACCGGGCCGAACCTGGGCGTCGACTTCCTGCCGGGCGCGTTCGACTATTCGGTGCGCGCGTTCCCGGTCGACGCCGAGTTCGCGAGCCGCGTGCTGTGGTTCGACGCGCTGATCAACAACGTCGACCGGTCGTGGCACAACCCGAACCTGCTGTGGTGGCACCGCGAACCCGTGCTCATCGACCACGGCGCCGCGCTCACGTTCCACCACAACTGGGCGGGCGCGAGCGCCTACCCGGCACGGCCGTACGCTGCGAGCGAGCACGTGCTGCTCGGCTTCGCCTCCGAAGTGGACGCGGCCGACGCGGCGCTGGCTCCGTTGCTGGACGAGGACGCGCTGCGCGCGGTCACCGCCGCGGTGCCCGACGCCTGGCTCGTCCCGGAACCGGGGTTCGGCAGCGCCGCGGAGCTTCGGGAGGCATACGTGACCCAGCTGTCGCATCGGCTGTGCGCCCGCGACGCGTGGCTCCCGCCGCTGCGCGAAGCGGCGCTGTCCGCCGACCTGGCGGCGCGCCCGTGA
- a CDS encoding UbiD family decarboxylase, with the protein MNDYPYGDLREYLAELDRRGLLVRVSRPVDKDTELVPLVRLQFRGLPEAERKAFLFENVTDGSGRRYDGTVVMGAFASSRAVYTTALAAKPDEVAGRWAAALSNPVEPVVVETGPCKENVLTGQSLLDAGGVDGFPHPISTPGFDPAPFLTAPYWVTKDPEDGTYNVGIYRGMVKGPDRIGLQMDTPTQHIAIHLAKARRLGKKLEAAIVLGAVPAVGFAGAQKIPFGVSEYAVAGGLMGRPLEVVRCETVDLEVPAHAEIVLEGEIDPEHLESEGPFGEASGYMGAKTTSPVFRVRCITHRTAPVVQAFISEFPPSESTLMRKIAFENVYLRFLKQACNINAVQRFVTHESGTCNMFFVIQLKDPTPGQARQALYAASGYEASMGKTIIAVDDDVDPEDLSAVVWAMSFRMQPARDVTILPGKLPRLDPSAAEDGSLSSALLIDATRKRPYPPTSLPAKEFMDRAQDLWQELGLPELSLAEPWHGYELGEWSDADRHRAAEAVQGRYASTEE; encoded by the coding sequence GTGAACGACTATCCCTACGGTGACCTCCGGGAGTACCTGGCCGAGCTGGACCGCCGCGGGCTGCTGGTGCGGGTGAGCCGGCCCGTCGACAAGGACACCGAGCTGGTTCCGTTGGTGCGCCTGCAGTTCCGCGGGCTGCCGGAGGCCGAGCGCAAGGCGTTCCTCTTCGAGAACGTCACCGACGGGTCCGGGCGCCGCTACGACGGCACCGTGGTGATGGGAGCGTTCGCGTCCTCGCGCGCGGTCTACACCACCGCGCTGGCCGCGAAGCCCGACGAGGTGGCCGGGCGCTGGGCCGCGGCGCTCTCGAACCCCGTGGAGCCGGTGGTGGTCGAGACCGGGCCGTGCAAGGAGAACGTCCTCACGGGACAGTCCCTCCTGGACGCCGGCGGCGTCGACGGGTTCCCGCACCCGATCTCGACGCCCGGCTTCGACCCGGCGCCGTTCCTCACCGCGCCGTACTGGGTCACGAAGGACCCGGAGGACGGCACGTACAACGTCGGCATCTACCGCGGCATGGTGAAGGGCCCGGACCGGATCGGGCTGCAGATGGACACCCCCACGCAGCACATCGCGATCCACCTCGCCAAGGCCCGCCGCCTCGGCAAGAAGCTCGAGGCCGCGATCGTGCTCGGCGCGGTGCCCGCGGTCGGGTTCGCCGGCGCGCAGAAGATCCCGTTCGGCGTCAGCGAGTACGCCGTGGCCGGTGGCCTGATGGGCCGCCCGCTCGAGGTGGTGCGCTGCGAGACCGTGGACCTCGAGGTGCCCGCGCACGCGGAGATCGTGCTCGAGGGCGAGATCGACCCGGAGCACCTCGAGTCGGAGGGTCCCTTCGGCGAGGCGAGCGGCTACATGGGCGCGAAGACGACGTCGCCCGTGTTCCGGGTCCGCTGCATCACCCACCGCACGGCGCCGGTGGTGCAGGCGTTCATCAGCGAGTTCCCGCCGAGTGAGTCGACGCTGATGCGCAAGATCGCGTTCGAGAACGTGTACCTGCGGTTCCTGAAGCAGGCGTGCAACATCAACGCGGTGCAGCGCTTCGTCACGCACGAGAGCGGCACGTGCAACATGTTCTTCGTGATCCAGCTGAAGGACCCGACGCCCGGTCAGGCGCGCCAGGCCCTGTACGCCGCGTCCGGGTACGAGGCCTCGATGGGCAAGACGATCATCGCCGTGGACGACGACGTCGACCCCGAGGACCTCAGCGCCGTGGTGTGGGCGATGAGCTTCCGCATGCAGCCGGCCCGCGACGTCACCATCCTGCCGGGCAAGCTGCCGCGCCTCGACCCGTCGGCCGCCGAGGACGGCAGCCTGTCCTCGGCACTGCTGATCGACGCCACGCGCAAGCGCCCGTACCCGCCGACCTCGTTGCCGGCCAAGGAGTTCATGGACCGGGCGCAGGACCTGTGGCAGGAGCTCGGCCTGCCGGAGCTGTCGCTCGCCGAGCCGTGGCACGGTTATGAACTGGGTGAGTGGTCCGACGCCGACCGGCACCGGGCGGCCGAAGCGGTGCAGGGGCGGTACGCCTCGACCGAGGAGTGA
- a CDS encoding DUF3037 domain-containing protein — protein sequence MSEEYEYAALRVVPRADREESMNGGVLLYCRARKFLAAAVDLDARRLHALDPTADVDTVRALLIAIAAGCADAPDAGRHFRWLTAPRSTVVRAGPVHTGFADDPAAELDRLLTALVRPLGNH from the coding sequence GTGAGCGAGGAGTACGAATACGCGGCCCTTCGCGTCGTCCCCCGGGCCGACCGCGAGGAGTCCATGAACGGCGGAGTGCTCCTCTACTGCCGCGCCCGCAAGTTCCTCGCCGCCGCCGTCGACCTCGATGCCCGGCGCCTGCACGCCCTCGACCCCACCGCCGACGTGGACACCGTGCGCGCCCTGCTCATCGCCATCGCGGCCGGTTGCGCCGACGCCCCCGACGCCGGCCGGCACTTTCGCTGGCTCACCGCGCCGCGCAGCACGGTCGTCCGCGCGGGTCCCGTCCACACCGGCTTCGCCGACGACCCGGCCGCGGAGCTGGACCGGCTGCTGACCGCGCTGGTCCGCCCGCTCGGGAACCACTGA
- a CDS encoding MFS transporter yields the protein MRPAATFDQILTETPMPRRVLAIAAIGGSAVIFDGYDLQSLSYALPKIVAEWHISPVQAGWLASFTFIGLFLGAVGLGALGDRFGRKRMLVLGVSVFAVFMGTAGFAGDYTQFAILRFCAAIGMGGVLPATIAMLGEYVPLRRRGRMTAVSAGCFTFGFVLAAVAATLLVPDFGWRPLFHISYAALIVAVLIAWFVPETPQFLATRSRYDEALATVKKVFPAIWPTAQAADPATFFTGPRTENGKIQLRTLWAPRYRNSTLTLSLLYLFLQFVVYALDFWMVSLLVKHGLSLVGSYSYAIEQAAAATIGGFILGWVLDRMNQYVALSIAFAAGGVCLVLFGFASSVIALYILNALAGAFIIGGQNVVHTLVMATYGPEARATGLGWALGIGRLGGLLGPLIGGYLLAASLPFPVYFLVFAVPAVLCSITVVILRAVKTPQPAPLARQLDPKY from the coding sequence ATGCGACCCGCTGCCACGTTCGACCAGATCCTCACCGAAACCCCGATGCCCCGCCGGGTCCTCGCGATAGCCGCGATCGGCGGCAGCGCGGTGATCTTCGACGGCTACGACCTGCAGTCCCTGTCCTACGCACTCCCCAAGATCGTCGCCGAGTGGCACATCTCGCCCGTGCAGGCGGGGTGGCTGGCGTCGTTCACCTTCATCGGCCTGTTCCTCGGGGCTGTCGGCCTCGGCGCGCTCGGCGACCGCTTCGGGCGCAAGCGCATGCTCGTGCTCGGCGTGTCCGTGTTCGCCGTTTTCATGGGCACGGCCGGGTTCGCCGGCGACTACACGCAGTTCGCGATCCTGCGGTTCTGCGCCGCCATCGGCATGGGCGGTGTGCTGCCCGCGACGATCGCCATGCTGGGCGAGTACGTGCCCCTGCGCCGGCGCGGCCGGATGACGGCCGTGTCGGCGGGCTGCTTCACGTTCGGCTTCGTGCTCGCCGCCGTCGCTGCCACGCTGCTGGTGCCCGACTTCGGCTGGCGGCCGCTGTTCCACATCTCCTACGCGGCGCTGATCGTCGCGGTGCTGATCGCCTGGTTCGTGCCCGAAACGCCGCAGTTCCTCGCGACGCGCAGCCGGTACGACGAAGCGCTCGCGACCGTGAAGAAGGTCTTCCCGGCGATCTGGCCGACGGCGCAGGCCGCCGACCCGGCCACGTTCTTCACCGGCCCGCGCACCGAGAACGGCAAGATCCAGCTGCGCACGCTGTGGGCGCCGCGCTACCGCAACTCCACCCTCACGCTCTCGCTGCTCTACCTGTTCCTGCAGTTCGTGGTCTACGCGCTCGACTTCTGGATGGTGTCGCTGCTCGTGAAGCACGGCCTGTCGCTGGTCGGCAGCTACTCGTATGCGATCGAGCAGGCCGCCGCGGCCACGATCGGCGGGTTCATCCTCGGCTGGGTGCTCGACCGTATGAACCAGTACGTGGCGCTCTCCATCGCGTTCGCCGCGGGCGGCGTGTGCCTCGTGCTCTTCGGGTTCGCGTCGTCGGTGATCGCGCTGTACATCCTCAACGCGCTGGCCGGCGCGTTCATCATCGGCGGCCAGAACGTGGTGCATACGCTGGTGATGGCCACCTACGGTCCGGAAGCCCGCGCGACGGGCCTGGGCTGGGCACTGGGCATCGGCCGCCTCGGCGGACTGCTCGGCCCGCTCATCGGCGGCTACCTGCTCGCCGCTTCGCTGCCCTTCCCGGTGTACTTCCTGGTCTTCGCGGTGCCGGCGGTGCTGTGTTCGATCACCGTGGTGATCCTGCGGGCCGTCAAGACGCCGCAGCCGGCGCCCCTGGCGCGCCAGCTTGACCCGAAATACTAA
- a CDS encoding error-prone DNA polymerase, with protein sequence MRWSELERIAAGRAPVQGDGGDSPAWSRKREGYRAPERLRPWADVEADVRRVPYAELHLHSYFSFLDGVASPEALVEEAVRLGLDALVLTDRDGMYGAVRFAEAAREIGVRTGYGAELSLGLPAPQGGVADPVGTHLQVIARDLEGYRRLCSVISRGQLAGEKGRPVLALDDVADELRGHVLVLSGCRKGAVRSALARGDDAGAAVALRTLAGRFGRENVAVELLEEGLPFDAVHNDRLDELARELRLPTVASNNVHYARPEQARHAAAVAAIRARRSVDELEGWLPADGTAFLRSGAEQAGRFARYPGAVQRAALLGVECAFDLALVAPKLPPFAVPAGFADEDDYLRHLTFEGAAARYGGRADNPKAYAQLDHELTVIRQLGFPGYFLVVWDIVRFCRETNILAQGRGSAANSAVCFALQISHADPVKWGLLFERFLAPERDGPPDIDVDIESDRREEVIQYVYAKHGRFHAAQVANVITYRSRSAIRDAAKALGYSTGQQDAFGKRVDRWSSVASGSTPGEQGHEIPDDVLECAAWLEDTPRHLGVHSGGMVIAKTPVSEIVPVEWATAADRSVLQWDKDDCAAIGLTKFDLLGLGMLSALHYMIDLVAEHHDVHIGLHDLDLADPAVYDMLCEADAVGVFQVESRAQLGTLPRLRPRKFYDLVVEVALIRPGPIQGGSVHPYIRRRRGEEEWSHAHPLLAPALERTLGVPLFQEQVMQMARDVASFTAAEADQLRRAMGAKRSSEKMRRLAGRFFEGAAANGLPPDLAARIFEQIHAFSGYGFPEAHSMSFALLVYASAWFKRYYPAAFCAGLLRAQPMGFYSPQSLVADARHHGVITRSPDLNLSLPHATLESCSDGTGGVAIRLGLADVRSVGQDVADRIVAERDAGGPFASIGDLTERVQLARPVVESLATAGVFGDRRSALWAAGPASATRPDHLPGLSLGHHAPPLPGMTAFELATADLWATGITPDRHPVSFLRTHLDALGALPAASLLSVPDGTRIRVGGAVTHKQRPATAGGITFLNLEDETGMTNVIVSVGVWRRNRRLLQNHSVILVRGIAQVGQGTVSVVADRMAALDLKGLAAKSRDFR encoded by the coding sequence ATGCGGTGGTCGGAGCTGGAGCGGATCGCGGCGGGGCGGGCGCCCGTGCAGGGCGACGGCGGGGACTCGCCCGCGTGGTCGCGCAAGCGGGAGGGGTACCGGGCGCCCGAGCGGTTGCGGCCGTGGGCGGACGTGGAGGCCGACGTGCGGCGGGTGCCGTACGCGGAGCTGCACCTGCATTCGTACTTCTCGTTCCTCGACGGCGTCGCGTCGCCGGAGGCGCTGGTCGAGGAGGCCGTGCGGCTGGGGCTTGACGCGCTGGTGCTCACCGACCGCGACGGGATGTACGGCGCCGTCCGGTTCGCCGAGGCCGCGCGCGAGATCGGGGTGCGCACGGGCTACGGCGCGGAGCTGTCGCTCGGCCTGCCGGCGCCGCAGGGCGGGGTGGCCGACCCCGTCGGCACGCACCTGCAGGTCATCGCCCGCGATCTCGAGGGGTACCGGCGCCTGTGCTCGGTGATCTCGCGCGGGCAGCTGGCGGGGGAGAAGGGCCGTCCGGTGCTCGCGCTCGACGACGTGGCCGACGAGCTGCGCGGCCACGTCCTCGTGCTCAGCGGCTGCCGCAAGGGCGCGGTCCGCAGCGCGCTCGCGCGGGGTGATGACGCGGGCGCGGCCGTGGCGCTGCGGACGCTGGCCGGGCGGTTCGGCCGCGAGAACGTGGCCGTCGAGCTGCTGGAAGAGGGCCTGCCGTTCGACGCCGTGCACAACGACCGGCTGGACGAGCTGGCGCGGGAGCTGCGGCTGCCGACGGTGGCGTCGAACAACGTCCACTACGCGCGGCCCGAGCAGGCCCGCCACGCCGCGGCCGTCGCGGCGATCCGGGCGCGGCGGTCCGTCGACGAGCTGGAGGGCTGGCTGCCCGCCGACGGCACGGCGTTCCTGCGCAGCGGCGCGGAACAGGCCGGTCGCTTCGCGCGGTACCCGGGCGCGGTGCAGCGGGCCGCGCTGCTCGGGGTGGAGTGCGCGTTCGATCTCGCTTTGGTGGCCCCGAAACTGCCGCCGTTCGCCGTGCCCGCGGGGTTCGCCGACGAGGACGACTACCTGCGCCACCTGACGTTCGAGGGCGCCGCGGCGCGCTACGGCGGCCGCGCGGACAACCCGAAGGCCTACGCCCAGCTCGACCACGAGCTCACGGTGATCCGGCAGCTCGGGTTCCCCGGCTACTTCCTCGTGGTGTGGGACATTGTCAGATTCTGCCGGGAAACGAACATCCTCGCGCAGGGCCGGGGTTCGGCCGCGAACTCTGCAGTGTGCTTCGCGTTGCAAATCAGTCACGCCGACCCCGTGAAGTGGGGGTTGTTGTTCGAACGTTTTCTCGCCCCCGAACGCGACGGCCCGCCGGACATCGACGTCGACATCGAGTCCGACCGGCGCGAGGAGGTGATCCAGTACGTCTACGCGAAACATGGTCGTTTTCACGCAGCACAGGTTGCGAATGTCATCACTTATCGTTCGCGTTCCGCCATCCGCGACGCCGCCAAGGCGCTCGGCTACTCCACCGGCCAGCAGGACGCGTTCGGCAAGCGGGTGGACCGCTGGTCGTCGGTCGCCAGCGGTTCGACGCCTGGGGAGCAGGGGCACGAGATCCCCGACGACGTGCTGGAGTGCGCCGCCTGGCTGGAGGACACGCCACGGCACCTGGGTGTGCACTCGGGTGGCATGGTGATCGCGAAGACGCCGGTGTCGGAGATCGTCCCGGTGGAGTGGGCGACGGCGGCCGACCGCAGCGTGCTGCAGTGGGACAAGGACGACTGCGCCGCGATCGGGCTCACGAAGTTCGACCTGCTGGGCCTGGGCATGTTGTCGGCGCTGCACTACATGATCGACCTCGTCGCCGAGCACCACGACGTCCACATCGGACTGCACGACCTCGACCTCGCCGACCCGGCCGTGTACGACATGCTGTGCGAGGCCGACGCGGTCGGGGTGTTCCAAGTGGAGTCCCGCGCGCAGCTCGGCACGCTGCCCCGCCTGCGGCCGCGGAAGTTCTACGACCTCGTGGTGGAGGTCGCGCTCATCCGGCCGGGGCCGATCCAGGGCGGTTCGGTGCACCCCTACATCCGGCGCCGCCGCGGCGAGGAGGAGTGGTCGCACGCGCATCCGTTGCTGGCGCCCGCGTTGGAGCGAACCCTCGGCGTGCCCCTGTTCCAGGAACAGGTGATGCAGATGGCGCGCGACGTCGCGTCGTTCACCGCGGCGGAGGCCGACCAGCTGCGCCGGGCCATGGGCGCCAAGCGCTCCAGCGAGAAGATGCGGCGGCTGGCGGGCCGGTTCTTCGAAGGCGCCGCGGCCAACGGCCTGCCGCCGGATCTGGCGGCCCGGATCTTCGAGCAAATCCACGCCTTCTCCGGCTACGGTTTCCCCGAGGCGCACTCGATGTCGTTCGCGCTGCTCGTGTACGCGTCAGCGTGGTTCAAGCGTTACTACCCGGCCGCGTTCTGCGCCGGCCTGCTGCGCGCGCAACCCATGGGCTTCTACAGCCCGCAGTCCCTGGTCGCCGACGCGCGCCACCACGGCGTCATCACGCGCTCGCCGGACCTCAACCTCTCCCTGCCGCACGCGACGCTGGAGTCCTGTTCGGACGGTACCGGCGGCGTCGCGATCCGGCTGGGACTCGCCGATGTCCGCTCGGTGGGCCAGGACGTCGCCGATCGCATCGTCGCCGAACGCGATGCCGGCGGGCCGTTCGCGTCGATCGGCGACCTGACCGAACGAGTCCAGCTGGCCCGCCCGGTCGTCGAATCCCTGGCCACGGCAGGCGTTTTCGGCGACCGTCGCTCGGCGTTGTGGGCCGCCGGCCCCGCCTCCGCCACGCGGCCCGACCACCTGCCCGGCCTGTCGCTCGGCCACCACGCGCCCCCGCTGCCCGGCATGACGGCGTTCGAGCTGGCCACCGCCGACCTGTGGGCCACGGGCATCACGCCGGACCGCCACCCCGTCTCGTTCCTGCGCACCCACCTCGACGCCCTGGGCGCCCTCCCGGCCGCTTCGCTCCTGTCGGTCCCCGACGGCACCCGCATCCGCGTCGGCGGCGCCGTCACCCACAAACAACGCCCCGCCACCGCCGGCGGCATCACGTTCCTCAACCTGGAAGACGAAACGGGCATGACCAACGTCATCGTGTCCGTCGGCGTGTGGCGCCGCAACCGGCGCCTGCTGCAGAACCACTCGGTGATCCTGGTACGCGGCATCGCCCAGGTGGGCCAGGGCACGGTCTCGGTGGTGGCGGACCGGATGGCGGCCCTGGACTTGAAGGGACTGGCCGCGAAATCGCGGGACTTCAGGTGA